A window of Synechococcus sp. MEDNS5 contains these coding sequences:
- the mutT gene encoding 8-oxo-dGTP diphosphatase MutT → MDPRGRALLCWWQAHGRRDPEQKPWMVTAEQTWPRPHEVLSPYGIWIAEVMLQQTQLQVVLPYWTRWMERFPRLEDLAEAEEQAVLLSWQGLGYYSRARRLKAAAALLVAMGAGSTDPGGWPSDLETWLALPGIGRSTAGGILSSAFNSPLAILDGNVRRVLARLQAHPTPPMRAQAQFWLWSEALITAAPGRARDCNQALMDLGATLCTPRNPSCGRCPWRDHCAAYASGTPEAFPVTDAPRSLPFSVIGVGVVLNQAGEVLIDQRLNEGLLGGLWEFPGGKQEPGEAITDTISRELREELAIAVAVDQELITVDHAYSHKKLRFIVHLCRWLSGEPQPLASQQVRWVKPEELGNFPFPAANARIIEALHGHLSGLAAS, encoded by the coding sequence ATGGATCCACGCGGACGCGCTCTGCTCTGTTGGTGGCAGGCCCACGGCCGCCGGGATCCGGAGCAGAAACCCTGGATGGTCACCGCGGAACAAACCTGGCCACGGCCTCACGAGGTGTTGTCTCCCTACGGCATCTGGATCGCCGAGGTGATGCTGCAACAGACCCAGCTTCAGGTGGTGCTTCCTTACTGGACTCGTTGGATGGAACGCTTTCCCCGGCTCGAGGATCTGGCAGAAGCGGAGGAACAGGCTGTGCTCCTGAGCTGGCAGGGGCTTGGGTATTACTCCCGGGCCCGACGCCTGAAGGCTGCCGCCGCATTGCTGGTGGCGATGGGGGCAGGCAGCACTGATCCCGGTGGCTGGCCGAGCGATCTTGAGACTTGGTTGGCCTTGCCGGGGATTGGCCGCAGCACGGCTGGAGGCATCCTGTCGTCGGCCTTCAACAGTCCTTTGGCGATTCTGGATGGCAACGTGCGGCGTGTGCTGGCACGGCTTCAGGCCCATCCCACGCCGCCGATGCGGGCTCAGGCGCAGTTCTGGCTCTGGAGCGAGGCCTTGATCACGGCCGCGCCAGGCCGAGCCCGCGACTGCAATCAGGCCCTGATGGATCTGGGGGCCACGCTTTGCACGCCGCGCAATCCCAGTTGCGGGAGGTGCCCCTGGCGTGACCACTGCGCTGCTTACGCTTCCGGCACCCCCGAGGCCTTTCCCGTGACCGATGCACCCCGCAGCCTTCCGTTCTCCGTGATCGGTGTGGGCGTGGTGCTCAATCAGGCGGGCGAGGTGCTGATTGATCAGCGCCTCAACGAGGGCCTGCTCGGTGGGCTCTGGGAGTTTCCAGGAGGAAAGCAGGAGCCTGGCGAAGCCATCACTGACACCATTTCCCGGGAGCTGCGGGAGGAGCTGGCGATTGCGGTGGCCGTGGATCAGGAACTGATCACCGTGGACCACGCCTACAGCCACAAGAAGTTGCGCTTCATCGTGCATCTCTGCCGCTGGCTGTCGGGTGAACCCCAGCCTCTGGCCAGTCAGCAGGTGCGCTGGGTGAAGCCCGAGGAGCTCGGCAACTTTCCCTTTCCAGCGGCCAATGCCCGCATCATCGAGGCCTTGCATGGGCATCTCAGCGGATTGGCAGCCAGCTAA
- a CDS encoding carbohydrate kinase → MVSSPPQVLCVGEALVDRLGPLGGDPATAAPGDCDDRLGGAPANVACALARLGTPVAFIGRLGRDAIGDSFLELLNDRGVDLRGLQSDDQRPSRVVLVRRDASGERVFQGFAGDCGAGFADQALDQAALDPHWPALAERARWLLIGTIPLASAPSAAALRSLVAQAERDGVRVALDVNWRPTFWDPDADPAAGPDAQALALMQPLVQQADLIKLAREEAEWLFHTSSPDQISAALPRHPDVVVTDGGKPVQWCIAEQCGAMAVLAPPQVVDTTGAGDAFTAGLLHQLVSLAPVEGQPQQLDAAGVREVVRYAAACGALVCAGAGGIDPQPLPSRVLGFLEQA, encoded by the coding sequence ATGGTGAGTTCGCCTCCGCAGGTGCTTTGTGTGGGAGAAGCGTTGGTGGATCGCCTCGGACCCCTGGGAGGCGATCCGGCGACGGCGGCGCCGGGTGATTGCGACGACCGCCTCGGCGGTGCGCCGGCCAACGTGGCCTGTGCTCTGGCTCGCTTGGGGACGCCTGTGGCCTTCATCGGGCGCTTGGGCCGCGATGCGATCGGTGACAGCTTTCTGGAGCTGCTGAACGATCGGGGGGTGGATCTGCGCGGCCTGCAGTCCGACGATCAGCGGCCCTCACGGGTGGTGCTGGTGCGCCGCGATGCCAGTGGTGAACGGGTGTTTCAAGGTTTTGCCGGCGATTGTGGTGCCGGATTTGCTGATCAAGCACTTGATCAGGCTGCCTTGGATCCGCACTGGCCGGCTTTGGCGGAACGGGCTCGCTGGCTTCTGATCGGCACCATCCCGCTGGCCAGCGCTCCATCGGCGGCGGCCCTGCGATCGCTGGTGGCGCAGGCCGAGCGGGATGGCGTGCGGGTGGCTCTGGACGTGAACTGGCGCCCCACCTTCTGGGACCCCGACGCCGATCCTGCGGCTGGACCCGATGCCCAGGCCCTCGCTCTGATGCAGCCCCTTGTGCAGCAGGCTGATCTGATCAAGCTGGCCCGGGAAGAAGCCGAGTGGCTGTTTCACACCAGCAGCCCTGATCAGATCAGCGCGGCCCTGCCCCGGCATCCGGATGTGGTGGTCACCGACGGTGGTAAACCCGTGCAGTGGTGCATTGCCGAACAGTGCGGCGCGATGGCGGTGTTGGCTCCGCCCCAGGTGGTGGACACCACCGGTGCTGGTGATGCCTTCACCGCCGGCCTGTTGCATCAATTGGTCTCCCTGGCGCCGGTGGAAGGTCAGCCCCAGCAGCTGGATGCAGCTGGGGTGCGGGAGGTGGTGCGCTACGCCGCCGCTTGCGGTGCCCTGGTCTGCGCTGGTGCCGGCGGCATTGACCCCCAGCCCCTTCCGTCCCGGGTGCTGGGGTTCCTGGAGCAGGCGTAG